The Labilibaculum sp. sequence TAAATATACTTCCTTATTAAACCTTTTATCGTTTTACTTGTCTATACAGTGCAACTAAAATCCGAATAAGGGACTTTCTTATTGCTCAAATGTTAATAAATATGTAAAATCATATATTTATTCATGTTTTTGAGTTTCGAATAGTATGTTTGTGCGGACAATTTATAAAACTCATAATTCAATTTAAATGAATCGAATAATTTTTCTGATCTGCTTAAGCGTTATTGCAATATCGGCTAAGGCAGTAGAACCGGTTTTAAAACCGGAAATGAAAGGTGGAGTAGTAAAAGGTATTGTGATGGACAATGCGATGGATATTCCTGTTGAATACGCAACAGTTTCTGTTTACAGTATGGCCGACTCAAGCCTTATTGACGGAACCATCACCGACGAAAAAGGGGCTTTCGAACTTACAAAGTTGAAGCCTGGAAAATACTTTGTTGAAATTACTTTTATTGGTTATAATAAAGCTGTAGTTCGAAATATTCCTATTGATGGAAACAGAAAACTGGCTGATTTAAAGATTGTGAATTTAAGGCAATCGTCAGAAACATTAGGCGAGGTTATGGTAACTTCAGAACGTTCGCCCGTTCAGTATCAAATTGATAAAAAGGTAATTCCGGTTAGCCGGCAAATTACTGCTGCCAGCGGAACCGCTGTTGATATTTTGGAGAATGTTCCATCTGTTAGTGTTGATATAGAGGGGAATGTAAGTCTTCGGGGCAATTCAAATTTCACTGTTTTGGTAGATGGAAAACCTTCTATTTTGGATGCATCGGATATTTTGCAGCAAATGCCTGCAAGTGTGATTGAGAACATCGAAATTATTACCAATCCTTCAGCGAAATACGATCCGGAAGGAACGGCTGGAATTATTAATATCATCACAAAAAAGAATGTTGAAAAGGGATTGAACGGAGTGGCTAATTTATCGGTTGGCAGCCAGGAAAATCGAAGTGGTGATATTTTAATCAATTATCGTAAGAAAAAGTGGAACTGGAATTTTGGATTTGATTACAGCAATCGTCAGTTCGAAGGCACAAGTGAAACCGAAAACAGAACCATTTTTGAGAATGTTACAAGTTCTGTTATATCTGATGGAGAATCATTGATGAAGCGTTTGGGCTATGGTATTCGCACCGGTTTTGATGTTGAAATAGATGATAAAAACAGCATTTCGTTTGGCTTCCGATACGGAAACAGAGACATGGAACGGGGTTCCGTTTTGGATTATCAAGAGTTTGACAGTGAAAATCCGGAAAGAATTTTATACGATAGTGAAGATCTTTGGAAGAAAGAAATGACTTTCGTTAATTCAAACTTTTCGTATACCAGAAAATTTAGTGGGAAAGGTCATCAGTTGGCTTCTCAGGTGACTTATTCGCATCGTGGAAGTGGTGATGAGCAGTCAACCAACGAATTGTTTGATGTTGATGGCAAGCAAATATCCGGGAAAATTGCAACTGAGGATGGACCGGGAACCAGATGGGAGATCCGCTCCGATTACACATTGCCATTGGGAGCAGATACAAAATTTGAATTTGGTTATCAGGGGCAGATTCGTTCAAACGAGGCGGATACAAAACAGGAGGATTTTGTTGTGGGAACCGGATATGTGCCTCAGCCATTATATAGTCATGATGTAACTTACGATCAGCAGGTGCATGGTTTGTATACAACTTATGCTTCAAAAATTGGAAAGTTTGGCTATCAACTGGGCTTCAGATCTGAATATACAAATCGGGAAATCGATTTTAAAGATGAATCAGAGCTTTTCACCATTAAACGGTGGGATTTCTTTCCAACCATACACACTCAAATGGATTTGGGATCAGACAATCAGGTGATGGCGAGTTATACCAGACGGATTCAGCGTCCGAGAGGTTATTGGTTGGAGCCTTTTGTTACCTGGACAGATGCTTACAATGTGCGACAAGGAAATCCTGATTTGAATCCTGAATATATTGACTCTTACGAGTTGGCTTATTCGAAGCGGTTCGGAGATCAGTCGGTGACTTTTGAAACTTATTACAAAGTCACTCACAATAAAATTGAAAGTGTTAGATATCCTTGGGAAGATCAGGGCAACGTAATGAAGAGTACTTCGGTTAATGTAGGAAATGATTATTCTTTAGGTATGGAAGCAACCATAAATTTGTCTTTTGGCAAATGGCTTAAGAACGATTTAATAGGTAATTTTTATCACTACAAAGAAGAAGGAGATTTCACAATAACCAATTCATCCAATGAGGATATTTATAAAGATTTTTCAACGAAAAGTTACAATTGGAGTTTAAGGAATAATTCAACCATTATATTTGATCCGGAAACACGGGTTCAGTTTACAGCGAATTATCAATCCGAGACGAATTGGGCCCAAGGGAAACGTAAGGGGTTCTTTACAACATCAGCAGCTTTAAAGCGAGATTTCATGAAACGTAAGTTATCTGCTACTTTCCAGATTCGCGATATTTTTGCAACGGCAAAACATGAAACCTTATACGAAGGGGATAATTTTTACAATTTTAGTCAGTTTAATCATAAATCACCAACATTTAATTTGAAATTAAGTTTTAAAATTAACAATTATAAAATGAAGCGTGAACGGGGATCAGAAGGCGGGGTTGATGTGGAAGAATTTGAAATGTAAAAGCGATTAACGAAATATTGAAGAAACTCACGGAATTAATTTCGTGAGTTTTTTTTTATGGGTGACATTTGATTGTCAATTAATTGACTGTTACTTGATAAGAGCTGAGATTACGATGAAGGATCCAGTGATGATGTTGATCCCAATCACTATTTTTCTGAATTTTTCAGGTTCAATTTTCCCGGAAAATTTAGCTCCAAAATGCGATCCGAAAAATAAAATGGGAAGACAGAAAAGAGCAAGGTTTACGGATTCCATTTCTATCATTCCCTTCATTAAAAAGGCTGCGGTAGTGAAAAAGGCGGAAAAAGTACTAAACCAGGCAAATACGCCACGGAATCTTTCTTTTGGATACCCTTTGCGATTCATAGCAATAACCAATGGCGGACCACCAACTGATATTGCACTGCCAAGAATACCGCTGATAAATCCGGCAAAAACAATTGGAAAATTTAAAAAGCGTTTGGCCAATTTCACTTTGCCTATCATCTGTATGGAGAAAAGGATAATCAGAACACCTGTTATGAGTCGTAAATTATCACTACTCACATATTCCAAAGCATAAACACCCAAAGGAATTCCACCTAAACTGGCAATAAACATGGGAATAAAATAGTATGCCCTAATTTTTTCTTGAAGTTTAAACAGGATTACCAAACTGGTTATCAAATTGAATAAACTCATGGCAGGAACTAAAACCTGCATGGGGAAAATAAAAGAAAGAAATGGGATTGCAAGTAATGCAAATCCAAAACCTGTCATCCCTTTTATAAATGCTGCCGAAAGGATAACGATAGCGCAAAGAACGATTTGAATTATGGTGATATCATGCATTATAAATCCAATTAATAATTTGTACTTGAATGATACAAAGTTAGCGGATTCAACAATATGTTTTGCGTTAAATATGCTTAAAATTTCTTTCCGGGAAATGTTATAAAACTTCCCTTAAGAAAGGGAATAAGGAATAAATTTGAATCGCTACGTTAGTCATAAACAACTTTACTGAAATGGCAAGTAAGATAATTCCAAAAACTTTACGTAAAACGTGAATTCCACCTTCACCAAGAATACGCTCAACAAGATTAGTTGAGCGAAGTACGATGTATACAAATATCATATTCAATACAATGGCAGCAATTAGATTTTCCATAGCATATTCGGCACGCAATGCAAGAACCGTTGTAAATGAACCTGCTCCTGCCACTAACGGAAAGGCGATAGGAACTATAGAAACTCCACTCGGCCCGTCATATTTAATAATTTCGATGCCGAGAGCCATTTCTACACCCATTATAAACAGTATGAATGATCCGGCAATTGCAAAACTAGAAATATCAACTCCAAATAGTCCAAGAAGTTTTTGACCTAAAAAAGTAAAGGCTATCAGCACAATAAGGGCAACAACAGTTGCTTTTAGGGCTTCAATTTTACCTCCTTTTTTCTGCAAATCTAATATGATTGGAATAGATCCAATAATATCTATTACCGCGAAAAGAACCATTGAAGAGGTGATGATTTGAAGAAAATTGAAATTCATGACAATATAATTTTGGACTTGTAAATAGACTTGCAATTAGCTCCGATAAACTTACAAATTTTTTAATCGAATGAGTAAGACCAAGCTTTCTAACTTCTTACTTTAGGAAGTTGTTTTTGTTAAAAATAATTGAAAAATGGATATGTATGTTTAAAATAAAACAATAATGAAGCTATTGTGTTTAAAATTTAAACTTTGGCGAAGATATATCTTTTTTTGAAAATGCCCCTAAGCTTAGCTAAAATATTTTAGGAGAGGGGAACGTATTAGTAGTATATGCAAAAAAAAGAGGCTGTCTCAAATGAGATAGTCTCTTTTTCGTTTTATAGTTTTTTATATTTATCACTGATTTCTTATTTTAGAGATATGAAATTAGTCCCTCAAAAATCTCATTTCAAAGCCTATCATCAAAACCAGATGATTCTTTTTCCGCCTTCTCTCTCGGATTTCATATCATCTGAACACCCTGTTCGTACCATCAGCAGTATTATTGATGGTGTCCAGATAGATCGTATCCTTGAAAAATACAGTTATACGGGAGCAAAGGCCTATCATCCCAAAATGATGCTTAAGTTATTAGTTTATTCCTATTTGTGTAATGTATATTCCTCTCGAAAAATAGAGCAGGCGGCATCAGAAAATGTACATTTCATGTGGTTGTCAGGGATGCAAAAGCCAGATCACAATACGATTGCCCGCTTTAGAAGCAGTCGATTAAAAGGTGTTTTAAAGGAAGTGTTCAGTCAAGTAGTCCTGTTACTGGTAGATTCCGGACATATTGATCTACAAACCATATATGTCGATGGCACCAAGATCGAGGCCAATGCAAATAAGTTTTCGTTTGTTTGGGGTAAAGCCATTCAAAAGAATATCCAACGCATGAAGGATCGGTTGGGGGAACTTTGGGATTATACAGAGCAGGTAGCCAAATCGGATTTAGCAAATGTAAGTAAGCCCGATTTAAGTGATGTTGATCCAGAAAAAATAGAGCAGACCATTGAGACAATTAATGAGGCCTTGAGGGATAAGAAAGTGGATGCTAAGAAACGCCGGCAACTCAACTATGCCAAGAAGAATTATGCTGATAATCTCCGAAAAAACGAGCAAAAGCTAAAGATATTGGAAGAGCGAAATAGTTATTCAAAAACGGATCCGGATGCAACCTTTATGCGAATGAAGGATGACTATATGCAAAATGGTCAGCTAAAACCAGGATATAACCTGCAGTTTAGCACACAAAATCAATTCATTGTAAATTATTCAAACCATAATAATCCAACCGATACAAAAACCTTTATACCTCATATGAAAGAGGTTCAACAGTTGTATCCAGACAAACTAAACAGCGTATGTGCAGATTCCGGTTATGGGTCTGAGGAGAATTATGAATTTCTTGAAGCGGAAGGATTAACCTCTTTTGTGAAATACAATTACTTTCATAAAGAACAAAAGAAGGGAGCCAAAACTTATTGCGAGTTTCACCCCAACAATTTATTCTACGACTCTAAACAGGATATTTACTACTGCCCAATGGGACAAGTAATGAATCTTAAGAAGATAAAAAAGGAAAAAAGCCAAGCCGGTCATTTTAAGACAATCCATGTTTATCAAGCTCAAAACTGTAACGGATGCCCACTTAGGGGGATGTGTCACAAAGCAAAAGGTAATCGAACGATTCAGATTAATCACCGACTTAACGAATTAAGAAGTAAAGCACGAGAACATTTAACCTCAGAAGAAGGATTGAAGCACAGGAGTCAAAGACCGGTTGATGTAGAGGCCGCTTTTGGTAACCTTAAACACAATAAAGGATTTAAACGATTTTTACTTCGTGGCAAAGAAAAAGTAGAAATCGAAATGGGATTATTGGCTCTAGCCATAAATCTTAAGAAAATGAATAGTAGAAAAGTGGCCTAACGGCCTTTCTTAATTCTTTTGAAGTCCTATTTCCTCTATATGAAACCTCTGTTTTGCATATTGGAGGTAAAAAAGACTTCCAAAAACAAATAAGCAGTATAAGGCAGTTTAATCTCAAAAAAACAAAAGATCATGAAAAAGAGGATGTCTACTTTGTTATGAGACATCCTCTTTTAAAATCATAGTTTACATCATTTCTTTTCAGTTTCCTGCAATGGCGTAAAATTTAGGGAGATACTATTGACACAATGCCGGGTGTTTTTTTTTGTGAATCCCTCTCCTGTAAATACATGCCCAAGGTGTCCATTGCAATTAGCGCAAACAATTTCTGTACGTCTGCCATCTGCATCAGGAATGTGTTTCACTGCACCATCAATCTCATCATCAAAGCTGGGCCAGCCACAATTTGATTCAAACTTACTGTCCGATCGATAAAGTCCGGCATTGCATTGCCTGCAGGTGTAAATTCCTTTTGCTTTATTGTGCAAGTATTTTCCGGTTCCCGGGTATTCGGTTCCTTTGTCAATAATTACTCTTTTTTCATCTGCGCTAAGCGCATTGTATTTATCTTTTGTCATTGCTTTTTGTGCTAATAAATTGTTACTTACAAAAAGGATAAGTCCAAGTAAAATGATATATCTCTTCATAATTAGCCCTTTTTATTTTGAATGATTCTAAAGTTAATTGAAAAACGATTCAGTTCAAAATTTACTGTACCCATTTATTGAATTTGCATTTTTAATTGCTTGAACAATAAGTTCTGGATTTGACCAAGGAATAAAATGATTTAAATCTTCAAGCAATATATGATCTACATTTTTATGAAATTTAAGATAGTAGGCTTGTGTTTGGTAGGGTACCAATACATCTTTTTTGCCTTGTATATAGCTCGTTGGGATAGTAATTTCGTGTAGTCTTTCTTCATTAGTTCCTAAATCTTCTTCCAAAGCCATCATTTCTATATTGCTGTTTTGCAATTCGAAAGGAACTATTTTATTCGTTATTCCACCTGATATCATGAGATTATACCATTTCGCTTTTTGGAATTTTGGAGATAAACAAGGAGCAAGGTATATGGCGTGACTTATTTTAGTTTGAAAATCAAGAATGGTTTGTTCCAACACAGCTCCACCATACGAATGTCCAACTATTGTAAATTTTTCGTTTAATTCTCCATAATGGTTTAAAACAGTAGCTGCTACTTTTGCCTGATCGCGAAGTCTTGCTTTGGCTGGAACGGTAGTTTTCCCATAACCAGGTCGATCATAGGAAATTATACAATATTCTTTTTGAAGTGTTTTATCTGCAAAAATGTACTTGAAATCGAACCAATATCCAGGAGAACCGTGAATTAATAAAACTTTAGGTTTTGATAAATCACCAATGTAATTGCTGTGGATTTGATAATTTCCATAAGGAATCATCTCACTTTGAGGGAAAATATTTTGAGCATGTAATTTAAGCATCACATTCTGATTATCAAATTCGTGTCTGAATTTCTGAAAGATTATAAATCCGATAGTAAATAGTAATAAAATTGCAAATCCGGAAATACACAACAGCTTTATAATCCTTCTCCTCATCTTCCTTATTCTTTTAAATTCGACTGTGTGTAATAAAATACTTTTTAGTCTGAAAAACAAGAGCTGATATGTTATAAATTCTTAATTTATAGGATTATACTGGTTGAAAGTGTTTCTTAATGGAAGGGAAGCTAATGCCTTATATCATAAAATATCTTTTTTATGAAATACCTTGAAGATGTTTATGAGCAATAATTGGATTGTTTAGGTTAAGTGCTTTCTTATTAATTGAATGAGTACATCTTTCTTTACAGGTTTTGCAATGTAATCATCGCAGCCATTTTCCAGTGATTTATTTTTATCGCCAAGCAGAGCGAATGCCGTTTGCGCAATAACAGGAAGGTTGGGTCTGATCCTTTTAATTTTTTGAGTAGCCTCATATCCATCCATTAATGGCATTTTAATATCCATAAGCACTAAATCGATTTTATCGTTTTTTTTGCAAATATCTACAGCCTCAAGACCATTATTAGCAACCAATACGTTACAGTGCATCTGATTTAGTAATTCTTCAAAATATATTCTATTGAATTCTTCATCTTCAACAACCAGGATAAGTTTGTTTTCTACCTTATTCATATAAATAACGATTTATTCTATCAAAAGTAAAGTATCTTTTTGAGCTATCTAAATCAAATTTAATTTTAAAATACAAAATACATTGTATTTTCTTGTTAATGAATTTGATTTTCCTTTAAAAGGTATTGATAATAAATGGATTATATTTTTACATGTTGATTTTTAAATAATACTCTTTTTAATCATTCGTTTTTGTTATCAGAAATTAAAGAGCATCAATTTATCTAATTAAAGACCAATTAGGAATTATTTCATCGTTAATAATTCTTCAAATTTATTAAAGAATGTACTAACATGATATCCATCCATTAATGCATGATGAGTATCAACACTAACCGGCATAAAGTACTTATCTCCAGTTTTAAAAACTTTTCCAAATACTATTTTAGGGATAGAATCTGAACCATTAAATATCCGCGGATGCTTAATACATGTAAAACTACGCCAGGGAATTACTGAAACATATATTAAATCCAACATAGGTTCAGAAACTAATATGTCCTTCTTTTTTGCTGATTCAATTGAATTTTTTGTCTGAATGTAGAAATTGTCAAAATTTTCAAGATAATTGAAATAGCAAAAATTAAATGTTTTATTGATTTTAAAGACAGTAGTTGTTCCGTTTATAACGGGATATTGAACTATTTTTCCGTTTAAAATTCGTAGTTTGAATTCAGGAATTTCGTTAATAACCTGCAGTGCTTTATGCATATAATGAATGAAAAAAGATTCATTGATTACTTTTGTCTTTAGGAACATTTGGGTGCATTCGATATTGGAAGTTGCACCCATAAATGGATCGTCAAAATCTTTGAAAAAATAGTACTGAGCTTTACGTTCCCAATTGTCAATATCAATTTCTATCATATTTCTAACTTTTAAATTCGATAATTTATTTTTGAAGAATCTATTGTTTCAAATTTGTTTCTTTTAATTCTTATTCTTCTGTGATCACAATCTTTTGGGAATCATTCAAGGCAAAATATTGTAGAATATACATAGAAAAACAGGACAATTGTTTCAAAGAAAGAATTTTATTTCGCGGGCTTATAAATATAATACAAAAGGTTGTTTTTGTAAGGGTTGCATAATCAGAGATTTGATTTTTTTTAAGGAGAGTGTTCCGTATTTTTAATAAATCGAAATTAGGAATTTGGAAAGTTTTCCATATCTTAGGTTTAGAAAACATAAATTTTTAATACATTACTTATTATGACAGACGGAACCGAATTAACCTGCGTATTTATAGGATCAATTATTGACGTGCAATATTATAAGGAAAGATTGGAAGAGGCTGGAGTTGCTTCTTTATGGAAAGATGAATTTAGTTCAGGCACCATTGTTGGATTAGGTGGCGTGCCAGATTCTGTTGAATTATTGGTTGCAGATGAGGACGCTGAAAAGGCAAGGAGATGTATTGAAGAATTGCAAAAAGAATAATCATTATACGCAGAGCATGATGAAAAAAATGTCCTTGTTGACTCTTGCTGTGTTGCTCTGGGGGTGCTTGATTGCTCAGGAGAAGGAAGATATAGTGACAGATCGTTCCAATCAGACTGTATCTGCTGCCATTGTTCCATTGAAAAAATTCCAAATAGAATCGGGGTTTTCGTTTGAAAGATATAATTCAGAAATCAAGAACACAACGTATAATTCAACATTGGTTCGTTATGGTCTTTTTGAGAAAATGGAACTTCGATTAGGACTCGCTTATTTGGGAACGAATGTTTCATTTGATGGGGGCAATTTTGATGAAAGTGGTTTTGCCCCAATTGTTGTCGGTGCAAAATTTCAATTGCTGGAGGAAAATGAAGTTCTTCCAAAATTAGCTTTTATGACCACTGTTACGCTTCCAAATACCGGAGCAAGCTGGTACGAAAATAAATACTTGGGTGTTGATTTTCGTGTTAATGGAGAATATTCACTAAATGAAGCAATGTCTTTGGGTGGTAACTTCGGGCTGGCTTGGAGTGGTGTTGAGAATGGCAATACAGCAGTAGGAATATACACTGCTGTGATACAGATGAGTTTATCGGAAAAGTTAGGAGCTTTCGCAGAATTATATGGTTTTCTTCCTAAAGAAGGAAGAAATGACCATCGTTGGGATGCAGGAATGACTTACCTTGTAAATGAGGATTTACTGCTTGATTTTTCCACTGGAATTGGATTAAATAAGGTTTCTCCGGATTTTTTTATTAGCTTAGGATTATCAATTAGAATA is a genomic window containing:
- a CDS encoding TonB-dependent receptor domain-containing protein, whose translation is MNRIIFLICLSVIAISAKAVEPVLKPEMKGGVVKGIVMDNAMDIPVEYATVSVYSMADSSLIDGTITDEKGAFELTKLKPGKYFVEITFIGYNKAVVRNIPIDGNRKLADLKIVNLRQSSETLGEVMVTSERSPVQYQIDKKVIPVSRQITAASGTAVDILENVPSVSVDIEGNVSLRGNSNFTVLVDGKPSILDASDILQQMPASVIENIEIITNPSAKYDPEGTAGIINIITKKNVEKGLNGVANLSVGSQENRSGDILINYRKKKWNWNFGFDYSNRQFEGTSETENRTIFENVTSSVISDGESLMKRLGYGIRTGFDVEIDDKNSISFGFRYGNRDMERGSVLDYQEFDSENPERILYDSEDLWKKEMTFVNSNFSYTRKFSGKGHQLASQVTYSHRGSGDEQSTNELFDVDGKQISGKIATEDGPGTRWEIRSDYTLPLGADTKFEFGYQGQIRSNEADTKQEDFVVGTGYVPQPLYSHDVTYDQQVHGLYTTYASKIGKFGYQLGFRSEYTNREIDFKDESELFTIKRWDFFPTIHTQMDLGSDNQVMASYTRRIQRPRGYWLEPFVTWTDAYNVRQGNPDLNPEYIDSYELAYSKRFGDQSVTFETYYKVTHNKIESVRYPWEDQGNVMKSTSVNVGNDYSLGMEATINLSFGKWLKNDLIGNFYHYKEEGDFTITNSSNEDIYKDFSTKSYNWSLRNNSTIIFDPETRVQFTANYQSETNWAQGKRKGFFTTSAALKRDFMKRKLSATFQIRDIFATAKHETLYEGDNFYNFSQFNHKSPTFNLKLSFKINNYKMKRERGSEGGVDVEEFEM
- a CDS encoding sulfite exporter TauE/SafE family protein encodes the protein MHDITIIQIVLCAIVILSAAFIKGMTGFGFALLAIPFLSFIFPMQVLVPAMSLFNLITSLVILFKLQEKIRAYYFIPMFIASLGGIPLGVYALEYVSSDNLRLITGVLIILFSIQMIGKVKLAKRFLNFPIVFAGFISGILGSAISVGGPPLVIAMNRKGYPKERFRGVFAWFSTFSAFFTTAAFLMKGMIEMESVNLALFCLPILFFGSHFGAKFSGKIEPEKFRKIVIGINIITGSFIVISALIK
- a CDS encoding MarC family protein; the encoded protein is MNFNFLQIITSSMVLFAVIDIIGSIPIILDLQKKGGKIEALKATVVALIVLIAFTFLGQKLLGLFGVDISSFAIAGSFILFIMGVEMALGIEIIKYDGPSGVSIVPIAFPLVAGAGSFTTVLALRAEYAMENLIAAIVLNMIFVYIVLRSTNLVERILGEGGIHVLRKVFGIILLAISVKLFMTNVAIQIYSLFPFLREVL
- a CDS encoding IS1182 family transposase, whose translation is MKLVPQKSHFKAYHQNQMILFPPSLSDFISSEHPVRTISSIIDGVQIDRILEKYSYTGAKAYHPKMMLKLLVYSYLCNVYSSRKIEQAASENVHFMWLSGMQKPDHNTIARFRSSRLKGVLKEVFSQVVLLLVDSGHIDLQTIYVDGTKIEANANKFSFVWGKAIQKNIQRMKDRLGELWDYTEQVAKSDLANVSKPDLSDVDPEKIEQTIETINEALRDKKVDAKKRRQLNYAKKNYADNLRKNEQKLKILEERNSYSKTDPDATFMRMKDDYMQNGQLKPGYNLQFSTQNQFIVNYSNHNNPTDTKTFIPHMKEVQQLYPDKLNSVCADSGYGSEENYEFLEAEGLTSFVKYNYFHKEQKKGAKTYCEFHPNNLFYDSKQDIYYCPMGQVMNLKKIKKEKSQAGHFKTIHVYQAQNCNGCPLRGMCHKAKGNRTIQINHRLNELRSKAREHLTSEEGLKHRSQRPVDVEAAFGNLKHNKGFKRFLLRGKEKVEIEMGLLALAINLKKMNSRKVA
- a CDS encoding methionine-R-sulfoxide reductase; this encodes MKRYIILLGLILFVSNNLLAQKAMTKDKYNALSADEKRVIIDKGTEYPGTGKYLHNKAKGIYTCRQCNAGLYRSDSKFESNCGWPSFDDEIDGAVKHIPDADGRRTEIVCANCNGHLGHVFTGEGFTKKNTRHCVNSISLNFTPLQETEKK
- a CDS encoding alpha/beta hydrolase, which produces MRRRIIKLLCISGFAILLLFTIGFIIFQKFRHEFDNQNVMLKLHAQNIFPQSEMIPYGNYQIHSNYIGDLSKPKVLLIHGSPGYWFDFKYIFADKTLQKEYCIISYDRPGYGKTTVPAKARLRDQAKVAATVLNHYGELNEKFTIVGHSYGGAVLEQTILDFQTKISHAIYLAPCLSPKFQKAKWYNLMISGGITNKIVPFELQNSNIEMMALEEDLGTNEERLHEITIPTSYIQGKKDVLVPYQTQAYYLKFHKNVDHILLEDLNHFIPWSNPELIVQAIKNANSINGYSKF
- a CDS encoding response regulator; this translates as MNKVENKLILVVEDEEFNRIYFEELLNQMHCNVLVANNGLEAVDICKKNDKIDLVLMDIKMPLMDGYEATQKIKRIRPNLPVIAQTAFALLGDKNKSLENGCDDYIAKPVKKDVLIQLIRKHLT
- a CDS encoding CatA-like O-acetyltransferase — encoded protein: MIEIDIDNWERKAQYYFFKDFDDPFMGATSNIECTQMFLKTKVINESFFIHYMHKALQVINEIPEFKLRILNGKIVQYPVINGTTTVFKINKTFNFCYFNYLENFDNFYIQTKNSIESAKKKDILVSEPMLDLIYVSVIPWRSFTCIKHPRIFNGSDSIPKIVFGKVFKTGDKYFMPVSVDTHHALMDGYHVSTFFNKFEELLTMK
- a CDS encoding DUF2007 domain-containing protein; the encoded protein is MTDGTELTCVFIGSIIDVQYYKERLEEAGVASLWKDEFSSGTIVGLGGVPDSVELLVADEDAEKARRCIEELQKE
- a CDS encoding transporter, with amino-acid sequence MMKKMSLLTLAVLLWGCLIAQEKEDIVTDRSNQTVSAAIVPLKKFQIESGFSFERYNSEIKNTTYNSTLVRYGLFEKMELRLGLAYLGTNVSFDGGNFDESGFAPIVVGAKFQLLEENEVLPKLAFMTTVTLPNTGASWYENKYLGVDFRVNGEYSLNEAMSLGGNFGLAWSGVENGNTAVGIYTAVIQMSLSEKLGAFAELYGFLPKEGRNDHRWDAGMTYLVNEDLLLDFSTGIGLNKVSPDFFISLGLSIRIP